Sequence from the Meriones unguiculatus strain TT.TT164.6M chromosome 5, Bangor_MerUng_6.1, whole genome shotgun sequence genome:
tgtcacgctatctctctgtgtcctgggtgtcacgctgtctctctgttctggggtgtcacgctgtctctctgttctggggtgtcacgctgtctttctgttctggggtgtcacgctttctctctgttctggggtgtcacgctgtctctctgtgtcctgggtgtcacgctatctctctgtgtcctgggtgtcacgctgtctctctgttctggggtgtcacgctgtctctctgttctggggtgtcatgctgtctctctgttctggggtgtcatgctgtctctctctgttctggggtgtcacgctgtctctgtgtcctgggtgtcatgctgtctctctgttctggggtgtcacgctgtctctgtgtcctgggtgtcacgctgtctctctgtgtcctgggtgtcacgctatctctctgtgtcctgggtgtcacgctgtctctctgttctggggtgtcacgctgtctctctgttctggggtgtcatgctgtctctctgttctggggtgtcacgctgtctctctgttctggggtgtcatgctgtctctctctgttctggggtgtcacgctgtctctctgtgtcctggggtgtcacgctgtctctctgttctggggtgtcacgctgtctctctctgttctggggtgtcacgctgtctctctctgttctggggtgtcacgctgtctctctgtgtcccaGGTTTCACGCCGTGTCTCTGTGTCCCGTGTGTCACGCCGCGTCTCTGTATTTCAGACCGCAACATGGACGTCCTGCAGTACTGCCCCTCCGCCGACCTCTGGACGCGCGTTGAGACCTGCCACGTGCACTTCCGCAAGCAGCAGATGCTGTCGGTGGAGGACACCATCTTCCTGGTGGGCGGCTGCCTGCACGAGCCGGGGCCCAGCCGCAGGGGCGGCCCGGACACACTCACCGTGCGCTCCTACAACACGGCCACGCGCCGCTGGCTCTGCCTCAAGGAGAACACGTCCAAGTCGGGGCTGAACCTGACGTGTGCGCTGCACAATGACGGCCTGTACATCATGAGCAGGGACGTGACCCTGTCCACCAGCCTGGAGCACCGCGTGTTCCTCAAGTACAACATCTTCGAGGGCAGCTGGGAGGCCTTCCGGCGCTTCCCCGCCTTCGGGCACAACTTGTTGCTCTCCTCCCTCTACCTGCCCAACCCGGCAGAGACCtgagcagcaggcagagacagcCCGGGTCAACGTGAAGGAGGCCAGACCCTTGCCACAGACTCCGGGAGGGACCTGGCAGAGGTCACGTGTGTGGGCTCAGCTGTAAGGAAGCCTCCTCGAACTAAGGACTTGAAAACTCGGGCAAAGAGACCAGCACTCTTCCTCCTACCCT
This genomic interval carries:
- the Klhl42 gene encoding kelch-like protein 42 isoform X2; amino-acid sequence: MDVLQYCPSADLWTRVETCHVHFRKQQMLSVEDTIFLVGGCLHEPGPSRRGGPDTLTVRSYNTATRRWLCLKENTSKSGLNLTCALHNDGLYIMSRDVTLSTSLEHRVFLKYNIFEGSWEAFRRFPAFGHNLLLSSLYLPNPAET